From Coffea arabica cultivar ET-39 chromosome 9c, Coffea Arabica ET-39 HiFi, whole genome shotgun sequence, one genomic window encodes:
- the LOC113708043 gene encoding uncharacterized protein, translating into MLGGSWRFSFTITIAPPCFSNKRKYSAAATTTTTSGYGFYCRALEDQQQTQLTSTTLSGSQNKKKVVIVGSGWAGLAAAHHLCKQALDVTVLEGGYEFGPKNRTLAPDDVGIRGFWYPYKKIFNLVDELDIKPFTKWTTSAVYSGDGLEVKFPLFQEVPQLPTPFGTLLYTQLARLSMVDMLTSLPLMAAVIDFDNTDAAWEKYDPITARELFRQFGCSERLYRYVLDPLLQVGLFAPAERCSAAATLEILYYFVLAQQRHFDLVLCRGTVKDKIFRPWMDSLKSQGCKFLTGRKVTDITIDEETGCISEVVCGKESLKADAVIFAIGISTMQEIIENSAALCTREEFLKVLNLDSIDLLTVKLQLDRKVSIPNASNVSSRFDDSTGWTFFNLNMIYDEHNDDLGTVVQADFYHANDLLPLKDEIIVKRVMSCLSKCIGDFEKAVVVDKDIGRFPKYLPHFFPGSYKYMMRGSTSFPNLFMAGDWIISRHGSWSQEKSFVTGLEAANRVVDYLEVGTFAKIIPVEEDEPHIQAFRSLNRNLDELRGQLPWSDYFLQ; encoded by the exons atgtTGGGGGGTAGCTGGAGGTTCTCCTTCACAATCACAATCGCACCACCTTGTTTCTCAAATAAGCGTAAATATAGTGCTGCTGCTACTACCACCACCACTAGTGGATATGGATTTTACTGCAGAGCCCTGGAGGATCAACAGCAGACTCAGCTCACTTCTACTACCCTCAGTGGAAGTCAGAACAAGAAAAAAGTAGTGATCGTGGGTTCTGGCTGGGCTGGTCTGGCCGCTGCTCACCACCTCTGCAAACAG GCGTTGGATGTGACGGTTCTTGAAGGTGGCTACGAATTTGGGCCCAAAAATAGAACTCTTGCTCCAGATGATGTTGGCATTCGAG GCTTCTGGTATCcctacaaaaaaatttttaatctaGTTGATGAGCTGGATATTAAGCCTTTCACGAAGTGGACGACCTCCGCAGTATATTCTGGAGACGGATTGGAG GTCAAATTTCCTCTATTTCAAGAGGTACCTCAACTGCCAACGCCATTTGGGACATTGTTATATACTCAG CTTGCTCGACTGTCAATGGTGGACATGTTGACATCTCTTCCTCTAATGGCTGCTG TGATTGATTTCGACAACACTGACGCTGCCTGGGAAAAGTATGACCCAA TTACTGCAAGGGAGCTCTTTCGACAATTTGGCTGCTCAGAGAGGCTGTATCGCTATGTGCTTGATCCACTGCTACAAGTGGGATTGTTTGCTCCTGCAGAGCGATGTAGTGCTGCAGCGACTCTGGAAATACTTTACTATTTTGTCCTTGCTCAGCAG AGACATTTTGACTTGGTATTGTGTCGAGGGACAGTCAAGGATAAGATTTTTCGTCCATGGATGGATTCACTTAAATCCCAAGGCTGTAAATTCCTAACAGGAAGAAAGGTTACGGATATAACTATTGATGAAGAGACAGGTTGCATATCTGAGGTCGTTTGTGGGAAAGAAAGTTTGAAAGCTGATGCTGTAATTTTTGCTATTGGAATCTCCACTATGCAGGAAATAATTGAAAACAG TGCAGCATTATGTACAAGGGAAGAGTTTCTGAAAGTTTTAAACTTGGACAGCATTGATCTCCTCACTGTGAAGCTGCAATTGGACAGAAAG GTTAGCATACCAAATGCAAGCAATGTGTCCTCCAGATTTGATGATTCAACTGGGTGGACCTTTTTCAACCTGAACATGATTTACGATGAGCATAATGACGATTTAGGAACAGTTGTTCAAGCTGATTTT TATCACGCCAATGATCTGTTGCCTCTCAAGGATGAAATAATAGTCAAGAGAGTAATGTCTTGCCTTTCAAAGTGCATTGGCGATTTTGAGAAGGCTGTGGTGGTTGATAAAGATATTGGGCGATTTCCCAAGTACTTGCCACACTTCTTTCCAG GTTCTTACAAGTACATGATGCGTGGTTCTACATCGTTCCCAAATCTGTTCATGGCAGGAGACTGGATCATAAGCCGTCATGGTTCATGGTCACAG GAGAAATCTTTTGTTACGGGACTCGAGGCAGCTAACAGGGTGGTGGACTATCTTGAGGTGGGAACTTTTGCTAAAATAATACCTGTGGAAGAGGATGAGCCTCACATTCAAGCTTTTCGGAGTCTAAACAGGAACCTTGATGAATTGAGGGGGCAGCTTCCATGGTCAGACTATTTTCTACAATGA